A DNA window from Danio aesculapii chromosome 1, fDanAes4.1, whole genome shotgun sequence contains the following coding sequences:
- the si:dkey-30k22.5 gene encoding lecithin retinol acyltransferase family protein encodes MIALKLLNWFFITSTIEEEYEEDREKKTYNDSLYKRGDLLIVSRTLFKHFGIYLGEGRVAHFIPDILPAFTNEKSAVEKMVTNERLILGVLAKLASVRVDSLADFAYGADIEVNSTDSMVSVPPLYGEEVVQRAEKLIGSFFYSLLWHNCEHYVMYCRYGVEYSFQTYQFCKAVRTALLNRMTALLSAVIGFCIIVYLGAITPLTILPVVIITFTIWMAS; translated from the exons ATGATCGCTCTCAAACTGCTGAACTGGTTCTTCATCACCTCAACAATAGAGGAAGAATATGAAGAAGACAGAGAGAAGAAAACATACAACGATTCCCTTTACAAACGCGGTGACCTTTTGATTGTATCCAGGactctttttaaacattttggaaTCTATTTAGGTGAGGGTCGTGTTGCTCATTTTATCCCAGACATCCTCCCAGCGTTCACTAATGAGAAGTCTGCTGTTGAGAAGATGGTGACCAATGAAAGGTTGATTTTAGGGGTCTTGGCAAAGTTAGCCAGTGTCCGTGTGGACTCTTTGGCAGATTTTGCATATGGTGCTGATATTGAGGTCAATAGTACTGATAGTATGGTCAGTGTGCCGCCACTGTATGGAGAGGAAGTGGTACAGCGTGCAGAGAAGCTGATTGGATCGTTTTTCTACAGTTTACTCTGGCATAACTGCGAACACTATGTCATGTATTGCCGCTATGGTGTTGAATACAGCTTCCAAACCtaccag TTCTGCAAAGCTGTAAGGACAGCTCTCCTCAACAGGATGACGGCCTTGCTGTCAGCTGTAATCGGGTTCTGCATCATTGTGTATTTAGGCGCTATAACACCTCTCACCATCCTTCCTGTTGTCATCATTACTTTTACCATCTGGATGGCATCTTGA
- the lrata gene encoding lecithin retinol acyltransferase a: MLDSLTFLFEKFFLFSNFNLFKSIWQPEKEECAVKCHPALRRGDLLEVQRTLFVHYGIYLGENRVAHLMPDIMPMLTSNKHYIKPVVTNKRLILGCMYRLASIRVDSVEDFAYGAPILTNDMDKKIKCQALANEEVARRAEKLVGDIPYSLLWNNCEHFVTYCRYGTPVSEQTDKFCKCLKSIIRDQRSVALTIGMGVMYILCFGLAPSTTLPTILIPFILWMAG; the protein is encoded by the exons ATGCTGGACTCGCTGACTTTTCTATTTGAGAAATTCTTTCTTTTCTCAAACTTTAACCTATTTAAAAGTATATGGCAGCCAGAGAAGGAGGAGTGTGCTGTGAAATGTCACCCAGCGCTCAGGAGAGGAGATCTGCTGGAGGTGCAGCGCACTCTCTTCGTTCATTACGGCATTTATCTGGGCGAGAACAGGGTGGCTCACCTGATGCCCGACATCATGCCCATGTTAACCAGCAACAAACATTACATTAAGCCAGTCGTCACAAACAAAAGACTAATTTTAGGCTGCATGTACAGACTCGCGAGTATACGCGTCGATTCGGTTGAAGATTTCGCGTATGGAGCTCCGATTCTGACGAACGACATGgacaagaaaataaaatgtcaagcaCTGGCGAACGAGGAGGTCGCGAGGAGAGCAGAGAAACTGGTCGGCGACATACCGTACAGTTTATTGTGGAATAACTGCGAACATTTCGTGACGTATTGCAGGTATGGGACACCTGTGAGCGAGCAGACCGACAAG TTTTGTAAATGTCTGAAATCCATCATTCGGGACCAGAGAAGTGTGGCCTTAACTATCGGGATGGGAGTGATGTACATCCTTTGCTTCGGCTTGGCACCTtcaactacattacccacaatccTTATTCCCTTTATTTTGTGGATGGCTGGTTGA